The following proteins are encoded in a genomic region of Streptococcus constellatus subsp. constellatus:
- a CDS encoding ABC transporter ATP-binding protein — protein MLEIKGLTGGYVNIPVLKDISFTVGNGELVGLIGLNGAGKSTTINEIIGLLTPYKGEILIDGAKLQDNPMAYRKKIGFIPETPSLYEELTLREHIETVAMAYDVDQEVAFARVEQLLTKFRLKEKLDWFPVHFSKGMKQKVMIICAFVVDPSLFIVDEPFLGLDPVAIADLIELLKDEKAKGKSILMSTHVLDSAERMCDSFVILHKGEIRAKGNLSELQSEFSMPEASLNEIYLALTEEASL, from the coding sequence ATGTTAGAAATAAAAGGGCTTACAGGGGGCTATGTGAATATCCCTGTTTTAAAAGACATCAGTTTCACAGTAGGAAATGGGGAACTGGTGGGGTTGATTGGTTTGAATGGTGCGGGTAAATCCACTACAATCAATGAAATTATCGGACTTTTAACTCCTTATAAAGGGGAAATTTTAATTGACGGCGCTAAACTGCAAGACAATCCCATGGCTTATCGTAAGAAAATTGGATTTATTCCAGAGACCCCTAGTTTATATGAGGAATTGACTTTAAGAGAGCACATTGAAACAGTTGCTATGGCTTATGATGTCGATCAAGAGGTAGCTTTTGCGCGCGTGGAGCAATTATTGACCAAGTTTCGCTTAAAAGAAAAATTGGATTGGTTCCCCGTTCACTTTTCAAAGGGAATGAAGCAAAAAGTCATGATTATTTGCGCCTTTGTAGTTGATCCGAGTCTCTTTATCGTGGATGAGCCATTTTTGGGACTCGATCCAGTAGCGATTGCTGATTTGATAGAGCTTTTGAAAGATGAAAAGGCAAAAGGCAAGTCTATCCTGATGAGTACGCATGTGTTGGACTCAGCAGAAAGAATGTGTGATTCATTCGTGATTTTGCACAAGGGGGAAATCCGAGCGAAAGGTAACTTATCAGAGTTGCAATCAGAATTTTCTATGCCAGAAGCTAGCCTGAATGAGATCTATCTGGCATTGACGGAAGAGGCAAGCCTATGA
- a CDS encoding ABC transporter permease translates to MKEVFQKRKQVFRNQCLKYSRYVFNDHFVLFLLVFIGFLAVQYSQLLRNFPKNHLPIILALAVLLVFLLPLGRIATYMEKPDSLFLLVKEEELKSYLQKQMCSSYLLWSVFQTAILLLAAPLLLALGLPFWGWFILVFFMLIAKWFLFLKKSQRFYQGVGINWSYLIDYEERRKQTILRFFALFTNVKGISNSVKRRAYLDSLTTILPKRQSTTWQNMFLRSYLRNGDFLALTMRLLFLSLLGIGLLGQSWIAAVFVILLNYLLLFQLTALYNAFDYQYLTFLFPLEIGLKLKGVRQVIVLVGYSVLLVETIMALLFFQDRVALLFMAGVTLLLYFLYLPVKLKSLVD, encoded by the coding sequence ATGAAAGAAGTGTTTCAAAAGCGCAAGCAAGTATTTCGCAATCAATGTTTGAAATATTCACGCTATGTTTTTAACGACCATTTTGTTCTATTTTTATTAGTTTTTATTGGCTTTTTAGCTGTTCAATATAGTCAACTGTTGCGAAATTTTCCTAAAAATCACCTGCCAATTATTCTTGCTTTAGCAGTTCTTTTGGTGTTCTTGTTGCCTTTGGGAAGAATTGCAACGTATATGGAAAAGCCAGATAGTCTATTTTTGTTGGTCAAAGAAGAAGAATTAAAAAGTTATTTACAAAAACAAATGTGTTCATCTTATTTATTATGGAGTGTATTTCAAACGGCTATTCTATTACTAGCAGCGCCACTCCTTTTGGCGCTAGGATTACCATTTTGGGGATGGTTTATTCTTGTATTTTTTATGTTAATAGCAAAATGGTTTCTATTTTTGAAAAAGAGCCAAAGATTTTATCAAGGTGTAGGCATAAATTGGAGCTATCTCATTGACTACGAGGAGAGACGAAAGCAGACAATCTTGCGTTTCTTTGCTCTCTTTACCAATGTAAAAGGAATCTCCAATAGCGTGAAACGCCGAGCCTATCTTGATAGTTTGACAACTATTTTGCCAAAAAGGCAATCAACAACCTGGCAGAATATGTTTTTACGCTCTTATTTGCGAAATGGTGATTTTCTGGCTTTGACCATGCGGTTGCTATTTCTATCTCTTTTAGGAATTGGCTTGCTCGGTCAATCTTGGATTGCGGCTGTTTTTGTGATACTGTTGAATTATCTTTTGCTATTTCAATTGACCGCTTTGTACAATGCTTTTGATTATCAATATTTGACATTCTTATTTCCTCTAGAAATCGGATTAAAGTTAAAGGGTGTGAGACAAGTGATTGTTCTTGTTGGTTACAGTGTGCTGTTAGTTGAAACAATTATGGCGTTGCTATTTTTCCAAGATAGAGTTGCATTGCTTTTCATGGCAGGAGTTACACTATTGCTTTATTTTCTCTATTTACCAGTTAAATTAAAAAGTTTGGTTGACTAA
- the ccrZ gene encoding cell cycle regulator CcrZ: MDLVDNELTLTPIAGKSGKAYMGTYPDGARVFVKMNTTPILVGLAREQIAPQLLWSRRMADGNVMSAQEWLSGKILTPDEMDKKQIVNILTRLHRSRPLMTQLRRLGYALETPADLVESWLDRAPIALSHNHYLRSVLKDMHSSLPQFREDYATIVHGDVRHSNWVETDSGLVYLVDWDSVRLTDRMFDVAHMLSHYIPEVRWKEWLTYYGYRYNATVLKKLYWYGQYAYLCQIAKYYENADLENVNREIYALRNFRSKYGRKVL, from the coding sequence ATGGACTTGGTTGATAATGAGCTAACTCTGACACCGATTGCAGGTAAAAGTGGAAAAGCCTACATGGGCACCTATCCAGATGGGGCGCGCGTTTTCGTCAAGATGAATACAACCCCAATCTTAGTAGGTTTAGCTAGAGAACAAATTGCACCACAGCTATTGTGGAGTCGTCGCATGGCAGATGGTAATGTCATGAGCGCGCAAGAGTGGCTGTCAGGAAAAATTTTGACACCGGATGAAATGGATAAAAAGCAAATTGTGAATATTTTGACAAGATTGCACCGTTCACGTCCGTTAATGACGCAATTACGCCGGCTAGGTTATGCTCTGGAAACTCCAGCAGATTTAGTTGAGTCTTGGTTAGATCGTGCGCCAATTGCACTTAGTCATAATCATTATTTGCGATCTGTTTTAAAAGATATGCACAGTAGTCTGCCACAATTTCGTGAGGATTATGCAACGATTGTACATGGCGATGTTCGACATAGCAATTGGGTTGAAACAGATAGCGGTTTGGTGTATTTGGTAGATTGGGATTCTGTGCGTTTGACAGATCGAATGTTTGATGTAGCCCATATGTTAAGCCACTATATTCCAGAAGTACGTTGGAAAGAATGGTTGACCTATTATGGCTATCGGTATAATGCAACCGTATTGAAGAAATTATACTGGTATGGTCAATATGCTTACTTGTGCCAGATTGCCAAGTACTATGAGAATGCAGACTTAGAAAATGTGAATCGGGAGATTTATGCACTACGTAACTTCCGTTCAAAATACGGAAGAAAGGTACTATGA
- the trmB gene encoding tRNA (guanosine(46)-N7)-methyltransferase TrmB, producing the protein MRVRNRKGATELLEANPQYVILNPTEAKGKWHEIFGNNYPIHVEVGSGKGAFISGMAKAHPKINYIGIDIQKSVLSYALDKVLATDVPNIKLLWVDGSDLTNYFENGEIDRLYLNFSDPWPKKRHEKRRLTYKSFLDTFKRILPDHGEIHFKTDNRGLFEYSLVSFSQYGMKLNGVWLDLHASDFEDNVMTEYEQKFANKGQVIYRVEAAF; encoded by the coding sequence ATGAGAGTCAGGAATCGTAAGGGAGCGACGGAATTACTAGAAGCAAATCCCCAGTATGTGATTTTAAATCCTACTGAAGCAAAAGGCAAGTGGCACGAGATTTTTGGAAATAATTACCCTATTCATGTTGAAGTAGGGAGTGGAAAAGGTGCATTTATTTCAGGAATGGCAAAAGCTCATCCAAAAATTAACTATATTGGAATCGATATTCAAAAATCTGTTTTGAGTTATGCTTTGGACAAGGTTTTAGCGACAGATGTTCCAAATATCAAACTTCTTTGGGTAGATGGTTCTGATTTGACTAACTATTTTGAAAATGGGGAGATTGATCGCTTGTACCTGAATTTTTCTGATCCTTGGCCCAAGAAACGTCATGAAAAGCGTCGTTTGACCTATAAATCTTTTCTAGATACCTTTAAGCGGATTTTACCAGATCATGGTGAAATTCACTTCAAAACAGATAATCGTGGTCTCTTTGAGTATAGCCTTGTTAGTTTTTCCCAATATGGTATGAAACTAAATGGCGTTTGGTTGGATTTACATGCGAGTGACTTTGAAGACAATGTGATGACAGAATACGAGCAAAAATTTGCTAATAAAGGCCAAGTCATTTATCGAGTCGAAGCAGCGTTTTAA